Proteins encoded together in one Ictidomys tridecemlineatus isolate mIctTri1 chromosome 3, mIctTri1.hap1, whole genome shotgun sequence window:
- the LOC101961623 gene encoding keratin-associated protein 20-2 has product MSCYYGNYYGGLGYGYGGLGWGYGCGYGGYGYGGLGCGYGGCGGYGYGCCRPLCYSRYYSYGFY; this is encoded by the coding sequence ATGAGCTGCTACTATGGCAACTACTATGGTGGGCTGGGCTACGGCTATGGTGGCCTAGGCTGGGGCTATGGCTGTGGCTATGGTGGCTATGGCTATGGTGGCCTAGGCTGTGGTTATGGTGGCTGTGGTGGCTATGGTTATGGATGCTGCCGCCCACTCTGCTACAGTAGATACTATTCCTATGGCTTCTACTGA